Part of the Drosophila santomea strain STO CAGO 1482 chromosome 2L, Prin_Dsan_1.1, whole genome shotgun sequence genome is shown below.
AACAGAATGCAAAAAGGGATCGGAATCGGGATCGGGACGATCCTGCTGTGCCCGAGGTCCTGGCATGTGGTCAGTGGACCGCCGTCTGGTACCCCGTCCAGGATCGGGATGAGAACCATTCCCATCCAGAACTCGAGAGTTTTTGCGCTGCGAGATGTTTTTGCCAGGCACTTGCCTTCAACAAATGACACACGAGCACTTGATAAATGAACGGCAGCTGATAATGGATTTCGTATTTGGAATTTCGAACGTCACTTGTTGGTTTCCTTTGGTCCAGTGAAAGTAGCGCCAGGGATGGCAAGCGGCGATAAGCCGCTCAAGGACTCCGATTTCTGGTGGTCCGATAAGCAGGGCCGTGCGAAAGGTAATTAAGTGCCATTAAAGTTGAGTGCAGGAGAGCCGGCATTCCGCAGGGCCAATgtctctgtatctgtatctgtttaTCTGCCGGATGATGCAGCGGCAGAGCGAGAGAGCAGAAGAGACCAAACGAATCGAAGGAGGAGCACAGAACgacaccaacaccaacaccaacaccattACCATCATCACCATTACCATCACAATCACATATCCATCTCAAGAACGGCGCTGAAGAGCAGAGCACACAGAGACAGAAAGACGGACAAATCAGACAGACGATTAACATACAAAAGGATCTCCACGAACTTTGGAGCCCGCCTTCTTCGCggcaaatgtatctgtatctgtttctgtatctgtatctgtgtggaGTGCTCTGGAGTTTTTCTGTGCGCCAATGGGCATGAATCACCACCGCGGGGAGGTGGGGCATCATGGGGTTAGGCAGCCAAAGCGGAGACTCACGGtcatatacatttataaagaATTACCATTCGCATCATAATGATGTCTTACATTACTGTACACTATAGTGATCAGATATTTGGAATGGAATGTTCATTAATTAcacaaatttgtattttgtcaTAGCAACTAATGTAATATAGTTCGGAGCAGTAGTCCATAACCATAGAACCATAGAAATAGCTAGGAAATTCGATGCTCTGCGTAAGTAGGGAAGCACAAGAGCCGGACAGACGGCGACAAGTGAAGAACTGGACAGGAACAAAGGCTACTTAAGCAGCCTTGGCGCCAGTTGACCATGTGTGGCGAAGTAGAGTGAAGTAAAGTACATTGAGGTATAGCCACAATGTCTGGCAATGCTCCATTTGGTCAGTCTATCGACCAGACGACGCCAACGATCTTCAATGGATGAGGACCAGGATCTGAGTAGGGCATAAACTGGGTTTTCTCGCAGTTGAGCTTCATTTCCGGCGGCCAAACAAAGGCACCTTATTGGACTTGCTTGAAACAAATTTTCTTGGTATTTTTTGTAAGTCTTGAAACGAAACCGACAGATTTAAGGAACAGATATCTTTCGGTAAGTAATTTGGTAAGAATACAGCTTACAGAATGTTCCAGACTCAGAATGAATGCAAAAGAAAGTTACTATCATTCCCAATCagattttttttggcattgtGTGAGTTTGTAAGCCAGCTCCACCTACCAAACCCCATTAGCCGTCGTCTCCTTGGCTGGTTCGCAGCACCTGCTCAGTTGGTAATAAGTGCAGCAGCGaaaactgcaacaactgcagcagcacaaTCTGCAACAGCTGCAACAGGCCATGCAATGCACTGCAGCAGAGCCACGTTGGCTGCGCATGCGCGGGTGTTCGGAGGCCCAAGAAGACGCGCCTTCGAGTCGAAAGAAGGAATGAGCCCCGAGTTACTAAACGTAGAGTCATCTccacaaacaaacaagtgcaacaacaaaaaggcagttaaaatgcatttagctggccctgtgtgtgtgtgtgtgtgtgcgtatctGTGTGCCTGAGTGCGAAAGAGCCGGCATGTGTCATTCTTATGGCTGCCACCGCTGCCCTTTTTTTTACCTCTTGCCTTCCGACCAATAAAATTATACTAATTCCTGactttttgatttcattttctgtttgtgttgttGCCAAGGATTTCGTTAcctaaacacacacacaacacacacacacagaaagcgagctctctcgctcgcacttGTGCCATCTTATGCCATATAGCATGGCATGTGCGGTGGATCGGTGATCATGATCGTGATCATCGTCATTATACCATCGctgcctggctggctggcacATCTGAACATCCGAGCATCGGAAGAACTGATCTTCTGAACATCTGAGCATCCGAGCATCCGAGGTCCCAGACTCCAGGAATGCGCAGACAGTTTGGTTTCGTACTTGGCTCATTGCGCTCGTGCAGCTCGACATCCCGATCCCCGAGAGCTAAATGCTCCACTCTGCTGCCCGAAGGAAACGACTCGGCTGATTGGATACTTAATTCGCAGGAGTGTCAAATGTAAGTAGGTCGCGATTGTGGAAGCGATTTTTGAgctataatataatataatggACTAAAGCGCAATATGAAACATATTGGGTTCcatttccaaaataaataataaaactattgTGTTCATGAGTCACAAGCTTGCTTAAAAGGCAGCACTTGTTCAAGCAAAACGCAATGCTTTTATTAAGGAAAGTGATTGTTCCCCAAAGTTCTTAAAAGCCGTTCTATCATATCGCCTTTTACTAAACTTCCAAGTGTTTAGTAGATAGTGCGAAACAATAAGACTGTTTCAAGATACGTTTTAAACATTTAGGAATTGTAGGAGTTTAGAATATTTCCTTAAATGACTTTGGCGTGTATTCTACATTTTAACAAGCGTACAGATTTCATTTCGCCCTACAAGCCGAGCCCCAAAGTAAGCACTTAGAGTTTTCCAAAATGCCTGCCCTGCTGAAGCCCCAAAGATTTTAAAAAGCTCAGAACGTGAGTGAGTGAGTTTCTCTCTCTTGTGAGCAAAAAAAGACTCAAAAACGCAGAGAACGTCGACCAATTAACTggttgagtgtgtgtgtgtgagtgtctgagtgtgtgtgtggtcaCTCAAGAGAGCGGCGCAAAAACGAGGAAGATTTTGACGTCGCGCTGGCTGGGAATCCGAGTCCGAGAAACGCTAGACGAGATGCGTGATCATGATCGCGATAATGATGGAGATGGGGCTAAAGCCCCAACTTTCCGAGTTCTCCTCTCGCGATCGGCGACTCGTCTCTCTCGGCTACTACGACTCTCGTggccctctctctctctctctcttgtgGAGTGGAGCTGCCGaagtgtgtatctgtgtgtgtgtgtgcgcgctcGCAGCGCCGATGTATCTGTAACCGAGCCGAGTATCTGAAGTATCGGAATCAGGTAGAGGTAGACAGAAAGGCGTTAGTCGTTCAACAGCGCTGATCGAGTTTAAATCTATAGCGAAATGAGCGGCGGAAAGTGAGCCACTTGGCGTGAACCCAAAGCTTTCGAGGAAAATTCTCGGGCCCcccaaaaaatacaaatatcaGAAAGAAGTATCGGACAGATTCGCGACGTGAAGCGTTACGATCGCCAAAAGATCTCCGTGCGGAAACAAAGAAATTGAGGCACCAAGAGATTGTTGTTGTGCGCGAGTGTGTGTCTTCAGCTGGGTGTGTGGAATGTCAACTGACGGGTTGTAAAGGGAAACCCTGAAATCCGAACGGCCAGCCAAAGCAAATAAAGCTGTGAATACGAATTAAGTACAacaaacagatacagatactgaaACAGATACTGATTATTCGGATTCGAATAGAGAAACAGATACTGGAGATGCCCCCAGAAACAATTCCATTCAATTCAACATAGTGCGTTTCGCGAGTGTCATTGGCAAAATATGTGGATTACCTGCGAACCGTCCGCCCAAGGAGCCGCCGGGTGACAGGTGTATCCCCCAGGATACCAACCCGTGCCCAGATCCACCAAGATCCGCATCCAGATCCCGACCCCAGGGTGCCAGAGTGTCATGTGCCGCGGCATTCCGACCGCAGCCACATCAACCGACCAGGTGCGCCTCGAATGCGGCAACACTATTTTCAACAAGAACTCGATCTACTTCATCTACAATTATCGGAGGAAAACAGTAGCCGACATCCCTATCAGATATTTACACAAGCGTGATTTATTTGAAAAGCGAAACGGCCGCAGTGCCATAAACATCTGTAAATTGTGCAAATATATCGAAGTGTAACCGAAAGCCGAAAGCCGCTCGCCGCGATAACGGATCCCATTCCGATTCCAACTTCAAATCCAAATTCGAATCCGAACCGATTCCGAGCCCCCGTCATAAATTCAGTGGAAAAGTGCACGAGACAGTTGGTCGCTCCTACTTTGATTGCTTTCCTTCACCtttaccattaccattatcATTACCGTTACTATTACGATTACgattaccattaccattaccattaccaaACGGGCGATCCATCACACGGCTTTCGAATTAATAAGCGAACACATGTCGTATCGATATTCGACTTGAGCGATACGGGCACCCGGAGATCCAATATCAAGCGACCAAGATACCACTCGACCATAGGAAACTTTATAAGACTGAGGTGAGTGCCGGGCCTTCGTACACTAAGCTTATGTAAATgtgtcaaaaaaaaacacaaaaaaaacaagaagaaaatatcaaaagtgaaacaaaagGGGCGGAGGTGAATATCTGAACTTGTGAGAACTGCACACAAAACCCTTGCATAATGGCAGTCGTGCATTCGATATCGAGCCAAGTTCATTTGATATTGAAAATATGGTACTCGTCGATCCGAGGAATTTTCGGGTTGTTCGCCTTGTCGATGGCATGTGGCATTCAGTCGTGTCATTCGAGAGAACTCAAATTGTCCATAGGAATTGGTAATGGGATATTTGGCGAATGTTCTCAAACTCAATTGGCTTGGCGTACTCTGCCACATATTATAAGcatatttaaaagaaaaagtcttgttttttggccaatggAAAAGTAAAGTTCTCAATACAAGCAGGGCGTGAATTTGAAAAGGAAACTAACTGAATTCAACCTGTTTCGAAACCAATTTTATGTAGCGcttaatcaaaatatttccCCACGTACATCATAATCGTATTGTGTCCTGGCCTGGGATCCTATTCCAAGAACTCCTCCAGCCTTTGTTGGCCAGCACAATAAAGTACCGTTCTGATACACAACTAATATTATAGATGGACCCTCTcaaaatcttaaaaaaaaggGAACATAAAAAGCGGCggcaaacacaaaacaaaaatgtcaaTATCCTGGCACATAAATAACCCGGCAGAATATAGTCTTCGATTCTATTGTATCTTCTGGGTGCGTGAGTGTCCGTCCAAGTGTTTTGAGCCCAAGTTGGCGTTTATTATTAACCAATCTAATTGCTGACGTAGTGCGGCACAGATTATTTTATAGTGGCGTATAGTAGCGATGGTATGTGTGCGTTTTTGAGGTGTTGGGTAACCGGAATCAAACGTTAATcattaacaataaaaaatgtgtCAATTTGCGAAACATTTCGGAGTCGTTGGTGCTGCGACAAAAAGCTGAAATTTGAACTTTAGCAGGCGCTTGCGACTTTTCGTGGCTCAAATTGAGTGCTGAGTGCGAGTTATAGACATAGTATCGTATCTGGTGACTTGTATCTGGTGCGCGTAGTTTCACTGAATGGGCGGCGAGCTTGGAAATTCCGGATAGCGCCTGGCATTCATCGCTCGGATGTCTAGGGGAAACCCCCGTTTGTCCCATATATCGCCAGCCATCGGGCAGGTAGTAAAGAACCTATGAATACTGCTAAACTCTGGCTGGAAACTGGGAAACTGAGAAATTGAGACTGcgactgagactgagactgagagACTGAAACCACACGCAACCACAACCCACGGAACTTGGAATTCTGGGaacatattaaaaacaaacaacaaattatGAACAAATCATAAACGTATTtatgaaattcaatttcattcACCCTTTCCCTCCAACGATCCCCTCTAATTTCAACCAATTTCCCTCGATCCGCCTTATCGCAGGCCCAAGATCTTGTGCACCCCCCAGCGTGTGCCATCTTTTCCAAATTCCAATTTAACCATTTTCGAAAGATCCCTTTGCGCTTAAGCGCCCTGTCatataacaaattttttttagtaCAAGATAAGATGGTAATCTTTATGTGAAAAACAACATGTAATTTGTTCtaggtgtgtgcgtgtgcgtaCTGCGTACCTTTCTCAAACGCATCTTGAGATAAAATCTGGGAAATTTATAGCCTATAACCAAAATATATAGAATACTTCtaataattttcataaattttccaGATAAGTTTGGCTCTcgggtttttttttgagcATTGCCGCCTGTTTGTAAATCAAAGCGCTATAGCGAGCGCGATAAgtgaaaacaagagagaacgctatagtcgagttccccgactatctgatacccgttactcagctagtggaagggagaaggagagtcttaaacacagtttttggcggtttgtaggcgttatagtgggcgtggcagaaagttttttgccaaatcggtagaaatttacaagactaatacaaaaatgaaaaaatatcaaaacatttttcaaaagtgtgggcgtagcagctttgggcggtttgtgggcgttatagtgggcgtggcagaaagttttttggcaaatcgatagaaatttagaagactaatacaaaaatgaaaaaatatcaaaacatttttcaaaagtgtgggcgtggcagctttgggcggtttgtgggcgttagagtgggcgtggcaaaactttttttgacaaatcgatagaaatttacaagaccaatacaaaaatgaaaaaatatcaaaacatttttcaaaagtgtgggcgtggcagttttgggcggtttgtgggcgttagagtgggcgtggcagcatgattcgacaaacttgcgctgcgtctatgtccctggagtctgtatgcttaatctcaactttctagcttttgtagttcctgagatctcgacgttcatacggacagacagacggacagacggacggacagacggacagacggacagacggacagacggacagacggacagacggacggacagacggacatggccaaatcgactcggctattgatcctgatcaagaatatatatactttatatggtcggaaacgcttccttctgcctgttacatacttttcaacgaatctagtatacccttttactctacgagtaacgggtataaatatgaCGATCGAAGCTACTCTAATAACCGAAAAATCCATTGGGGAGAAGGGGGTGGGGATTATTGAAGTTTGGGGTTTGGTATGGGGCTATATTGAATTTCTATTCGTAGACACAAAACGATAAAGCTGGTCCCAAAAGATCGTGTGTCCGTGCAAAAGGTGCAATGTCCGCCTGCGATTGCAACACTTGCCGAAGAGCAAGTGAGAGGGGTGGCCAGTTAGAGCGAGAGGGGAGAGCttcaggaggaggaggaggaggagagcCACCATTTTTTAGTTGCACCTTTCACCCCGAAGGGCGGCCAGCCGTGGTCGTAAAACTTTGGCCAGGCGCTCTCTGGTCTGGACGGTCCGCTTCTTGTCCGCTCTCTTGTTCCCTCTGCCAAATGGGCCAAAAGGAGGCGACGTCGCTGCCGCGGTCGCtgcgctgccgctgccgcagcTACCGCCGCTGCAGACGTCGCTTACCTGCCGAAGAAGAAGAGCAGCGTTCAGTCGCGCAGCGCACGTCGTCCAACGCACACACGCTCAGAGACACACCGacacgcacacagatacacagatacgcTGAGTCGTCGCCGCGAAAGATACCAGATACTATCATCTGACAGATACGAAATACGAAGAGTTGGGCCCTATAGTCGTCCCGCTTGCACCCATGGCCGCCTGAGTGTGAGTGCAAGAGCGGATTGGATTGAGTGGAATACGAATGCGATTCCATTCCGGTCCACATCCGAGCCCACATCCGATCCGAATCCTATCCCGAAGCCACCTAACCCTTGCCGACCAGCGCTTAACCCATGTCTTCGTCTTTGTCTCGTTTCAGAGTTGCAAGCGACCATGCGCGCATGGCTTCTACTCCTCGCAGTGCTGGCGACTTTTCAAACGATTGTTCGAGTTGCTAGCACCGAGGATATATCCCAGAGATTCATCGCCGCCATAGCGCCCGTTGCCGCTCAGATTCCGCTagaatcagaatcggaatccAAATCAGAATCCAAATCAGAATCAGGATCATCAGGATCAGGACGATCTGGATCTAGAACGGGAGGAGCCTCGACCAGCACAGCATTAGCAAAAGCATTTAATCCATTCAGCGAGCCCGCCTCGTTCAGTGATAGTGATAAAAGCCATCggagtaaaacaaaaaacaaaaaacctaGCAAAAGTGACGCGAACCGACAGTTCAACGAAGTGCATAAACCAAGAACAGACCAATTAGAAAATTCCAAAAATAAGTCTAAACAATTAGTTAATAAAcccaacaaccacaacaaccacaaaaACCACAACAAAATGGCTGTCAAGGAGCAGAGGAGCCACAAGAAGAGCCAGCACCACCATCGCAGCCACCAGCCAAAGCAGGCCAGTGCATACACAGAATCTCATCAATCCTCACCGATTGAATCCATCTTCGTGGAGGAGCCAACGCTGGTGGCCTCCATCAATGTGCCCGCCAACGCCAAGGCCATCATCGCCGAGCAGGGCCCGTCCACCTACAGCAATGAGGAGCTCATCAAGGACAAGCTCAAGCCAGATCCCTCCACTCTAGTCGAGATCGAGAAGAGCCTGCTCTCGCTGTTCAAAATGAAGCGGCCGCCCAAGATCGACCGCTCCAAGATCATCATCCCCGAGCCGATGAAGAGGCTCTACGCCGAGATCATGGGCCACGAGCTCGACTCGGTCAACATCCCCAAGCCGGGACTGCTGACCAAGTCGGCCAACACAGTGCGAAGTTTTACACACAAAGGTGAGTCtacatttcaaatatttaaaaccacTTTTATGTGGAATTTAGAACTTATCATGGGCTAGAAACCCGGAAGCGGATATAATCGTTTGGAAGatcttaaatatttgcaaatcCCTTTCGGATTATTAggcaattaaaaactaatGCAATGATCTCAAACCACCATAGTCAAATGGTTGTGCTTTGTTATGGGCAACTTTcgaatacatttaaatttaagcaaaCCTTTTTAGATTGATATTGGCCTTAgcataatttccatttttattgatttcataCTGGTTTATCTAGATCGCTTGGTACATCTTAGGATTTCCAATAGAAGAGTCCAAAATCAAAACTAACGAATTTTATAAGGAAATATATACAGAGAGAGAAATCAGAGTAACTTGCCCCTTTTATTGGAACATAAAAGTAATCCAATCCGTTTTCAATTACTTCCTATACCTGCATTTTCCACCTGCCAGCCGCCTAGAATTTTGTGCACCGCGAAAGGATTCGATCTGTATTACCCGTAATTTATATTCCCACTCATCGCAATGCGTACTTTCCGCTACCAAAATGCGAATGAAGAGCCAGCCGGATTTTCCCTGAAATTCTGTTTCATCTAAGCGATTTGCATACCTGCCGATCCCTAGATCCTTCTATCCCCGTCCCCGTTCCCGATCCATCGATCCACCCCTCATTGCCCTATCATTCACGCAAGCGCTGTGAAATCACGCGGAAATTCCACGGCTTTCCAAAATGAACAGCTAAAAGGACACGAGAGTCCTTTTACCTGCTCTGCCGCGACGACAGCTCGACAGTGACCTTGAAAATTTTCGTTGGAATTACACCAGGACCGTTTAGCGCATGCGCTAAATGGCTTTTATATTGTATTTGTAggaataacaataattattaaaGCGTATTTCGCATTATTTTCCGCAGGATTATAGGGTCGAACAATAAAGCAGTTAGGAGCAGGTAACCAAGCCGCACAAACCAAGTGTCTAAAGCCAAGTGTCTAAGCCGACTCGAGCCGGCGAGTCGAGTTTGTCTTGGTTACGGTTCAGTTTTGGCCACGTCTTTAGGCTGTGGCATCTGTGCCGTTTGTTGGTTTCTGGTTTTCAGACTCGGGGACTCGGGGACTCGGACTCGAACTCGGATCCCAACCCTCCGGTTGATTCCCGCTTTCCCAAAAGAATTTACGACTCGCTTTGCTCTTTGTGCAAGGTACTTGAAaacggcagcggcggcggcgtcgATTCAAATTAAGATTTTTCGGCAAGCGTGCAGAGTTTGCACCTTGCCTCAcagttatatatatatacatacctatttacgagtatatatatacagacAGATCCGAAAAGGTAGGCCGGTGTGGGCCAGGGTCTTTAGCACAGGCGCCAGTCGTAAAAAGGCGGCTGGACAACTGGAACGTGCGATTTTCGACCTACCTTTTTCGTCCCCGATTTTCCTGCACTTTCCACGCTCTAGAGTAGTGGGTGTATTTAAGCAGGGGGTACTTACTTACTGGTCCAGGAATCCAGGTAGATGGACTACGCTGTCCGAAGGTGTGTCTAATCATCTGCACGGAGATCCGAGTACGCGCTATATCCCCACAGATAGAGGCTCATGCACTTGATCCTGCGGATTGTCCGGTTTTATTCGCTGATTCCGATTTCAGGTGGATAAACTAGACAGCTGGAAGTggtcgttttttttttagaaactGCTAAAAAGTTGGGGTAAAACATAGGTAGCCCATTTTTAAGTTAAATAGgtatttagtttattaaacTTTTGTTACCTCAAACTCACCCGCAATTTCCTTCTTTTCCGTGCACTTGCAGATAGTAAAATCGACGATCGATTTCCGCACCACCACCGGTTTCGGCTGCACTTCGACGTGAAGAGCATTCCCGCTGACGAGAAGCTGAAGGCCGCGGAGCTGCAGCTAACCCGGGACGCACTCAGTCCGCAGGTGGTGGCCAGCAGATCGTCGGCCAATCGGACGCGCTACCAGGTGCTCGTCTACGACATCACGCGCGTCGGTGTGCGTGGCCAGCGGGAGCCGAGCTATCTGCTGCTGGACACCAAGACGGTCCGGCTGAACAGCACGGACACGGTGAGCCTCGATGTCCAGCCGGCCGTGGACCGGTGGCTGGCG
Proteins encoded:
- the LOC120452526 gene encoding protein decapentaplegic isoform X1 yields the protein MRRSRTARIGCCCSCSQRICGFWSVTERRAAGAPELQATMRAWLLLLAVLATFQTIVRVASTEDISQRFIAAIAPVAAQIPLESESESKSESKSESGSSGSGRSGSRTGGASTSTALAKAFNPFSEPASFSDSDKSHRSKTKNKKPSKSDANRQFNEVHKPRTDQLENSKNKSKQLVNKPNNHNNHKNHNKMAVKEQRSHKKSQHHHRSHQPKQASAYTESHQSSPIESIFVEEPTLVASINVPANAKAIIAEQGPSTYSNEELIKDKLKPDPSTLVEIEKSLLSLFKMKRPPKIDRSKIIIPEPMKRLYAEIMGHELDSVNIPKPGLLTKSANTVRSFTHKDSKIDDRFPHHHRFRLHFDVKSIPADEKLKAAELQLTRDALSPQVVASRSSANRTRYQVLVYDITRVGVRGQREPSYLLLDTKTVRLNSTDTVSLDVQPAVDRWLASPQRNYGLLVEVRTVRSLKPAPHHHVRLRRSADEAHERWQHKQPLLFTYTDDGRHKARSIRDVSGGEGGGKGGRNKRQPRRPTRRKNHDDTCRRHSLYVDFSDVGWDDWIVAPLGYDAYYCHGKCPFPLADHFNSTNHAVVQTLVNNMNPGKVPKACCVPTQLDSVAMLYLNDQSTVVLKNYQEMTVVGCGCR
- the LOC120452526 gene encoding protein decapentaplegic isoform X2, encoding MRAWLLLLAVLATFQTIVRVASTEDISQRFIAAIAPVAAQIPLESESESKSESKSESGSSGSGRSGSRTGGASTSTALAKAFNPFSEPASFSDSDKSHRSKTKNKKPSKSDANRQFNEVHKPRTDQLENSKNKSKQLVNKPNNHNNHKNHNKMAVKEQRSHKKSQHHHRSHQPKQASAYTESHQSSPIESIFVEEPTLVASINVPANAKAIIAEQGPSTYSNEELIKDKLKPDPSTLVEIEKSLLSLFKMKRPPKIDRSKIIIPEPMKRLYAEIMGHELDSVNIPKPGLLTKSANTVRSFTHKDSKIDDRFPHHHRFRLHFDVKSIPADEKLKAAELQLTRDALSPQVVASRSSANRTRYQVLVYDITRVGVRGQREPSYLLLDTKTVRLNSTDTVSLDVQPAVDRWLASPQRNYGLLVEVRTVRSLKPAPHHHVRLRRSADEAHERWQHKQPLLFTYTDDGRHKARSIRDVSGGEGGGKGGRNKRQPRRPTRRKNHDDTCRRHSLYVDFSDVGWDDWIVAPLGYDAYYCHGKCPFPLADHFNSTNHAVVQTLVNNMNPGKVPKACCVPTQLDSVAMLYLNDQSTVVLKNYQEMTVVGCGCR